In one Thermaerobacter sp. PB12/4term genomic region, the following are encoded:
- a CDS encoding FAD-binding oxidoreductase, with translation MSIQVGPGRIRPAAAGSRQEPAAAVPFPPGAGQAEDERNRGRMGEGAPAPGRRPPSRARVTARGPAPGLRLRGPERRPACPCRLQGAGATLSHHHGTGRDFAPFFAREHGPGHVAALRALKAHLDPAGVLNPGVFFPAG, from the coding sequence ATGAGCATCCAAGTAGGACCAGGACGCATCCGGCCGGCGGCCGCAGGTTCCCGTCAGGAACCTGCGGCCGCCGTGCCGTTCCCGCCAGGGGCCGGGCAGGCCGAGGACGAAAGGAACCGCGGACGGATGGGCGAGGGCGCCCCGGCTCCTGGTCGGCGGCCCCCGTCCCGGGCCCGAGTCACAGCCCGCGGCCCCGCCCCCGGCCTGCGGCTAAGGGGGCCCGAGCGGCGGCCTGCCTGTCCTTGCCGGCTTCAGGGGGCCGGTGCCACCCTGAGCCATCACCACGGTACCGGCCGCGACTTCGCGCCGTTCTTCGCACGGGAGCACGGTCCGGGTCACGTGGCCGCGTTGCGGGCCCTCAAGGCGCACCTCGACCCGGCGGGGGTGCTGAATCCGGGCGTGTTCTTCCCCGCCGGTTGA
- a CDS encoding L-cystine transporter — protein sequence MAWLPVALNVAGLFVLIAVLYGLKGRGLSFSSRVFAGLGLGVAYGLVLHTAYQAQPGVIPASVEWFNLVGTGYVKLLQMVTIPLVFVAIVSAFTRMELADNTGRLALTVVAILVATTAIAAVLGIGSVGLFGLDASQFHQGQAEAQRIQQLEQTFGELQQMSAPERLLELLPANPFLDFTGQRRASTIAVVIFAAFVGSAYLGLRHRDPQAAETFAGIVRALEGVVMGMVRQVIRLTPYGILAIMTRVAATSDYTAIWQLGKFVVASYAALAAMFLLHLLFLGAAGLSPAAYVRKALPVLTFAFSSRSSAATLPLNVRTQVEELGVPQGIANLAGSLGLSIGQNGCAGVYPAMLAVMAAPLVGIDPWTPGFLLSVVGVVAISSFGVAGVGGGATFASLLVLSMLNLPVGLAGLLISVEPLIDMGRTALNVSGAMTAGILTSRMAGRLDVDVYRGRGATGAGAGTGEEAGVQVGA from the coding sequence ATGGCATGGCTTCCCGTGGCGCTGAACGTCGCCGGCCTGTTCGTCCTGATCGCGGTGCTCTACGGGCTGAAGGGCCGCGGCCTCAGCTTTTCCAGCCGGGTGTTCGCCGGCCTTGGGCTCGGCGTGGCCTACGGACTCGTTCTTCACACCGCCTACCAGGCGCAGCCCGGGGTGATCCCTGCCTCGGTGGAGTGGTTCAACCTGGTGGGGACGGGCTACGTCAAGCTGCTCCAGATGGTGACCATCCCGCTGGTGTTCGTCGCCATCGTCTCCGCCTTCACCCGCATGGAACTGGCCGACAACACCGGCCGGCTGGCCCTGACCGTGGTCGCGATCCTGGTGGCCACCACGGCCATCGCGGCCGTCCTGGGCATCGGATCCGTCGGCCTGTTTGGCCTTGACGCCAGCCAGTTCCACCAGGGCCAGGCGGAGGCCCAGCGCATCCAGCAGCTGGAGCAGACCTTCGGCGAGCTGCAGCAGATGTCGGCGCCCGAGCGGCTGCTGGAGCTGCTGCCCGCCAACCCCTTCCTTGACTTCACCGGGCAGCGGCGCGCTTCGACCATCGCCGTGGTGATCTTTGCGGCCTTCGTCGGCTCGGCGTACCTGGGCCTGCGGCACCGGGACCCCCAGGCGGCCGAGACCTTCGCCGGGATCGTCCGGGCGCTGGAGGGCGTGGTCATGGGCATGGTGCGGCAGGTGATCCGGCTCACGCCCTACGGCATCCTGGCCATCATGACCCGGGTGGCCGCCACCAGCGACTACACGGCCATCTGGCAGCTGGGCAAGTTCGTCGTCGCCTCCTACGCGGCGCTGGCGGCCATGTTCCTGCTGCACCTCCTCTTCCTGGGAGCGGCCGGCCTGAGCCCGGCGGCCTACGTGCGCAAGGCGTTGCCCGTGCTCACCTTCGCCTTCTCGTCCCGGTCGAGCGCGGCGACCCTGCCGCTCAACGTCCGCACCCAGGTGGAGGAACTGGGCGTGCCCCAGGGCATCGCCAACCTGGCCGGGTCCCTGGGGCTCTCCATCGGCCAAAACGGCTGCGCCGGCGTGTATCCGGCCATGCTGGCGGTGATGGCGGCGCCCCTGGTGGGGATCGACCCCTGGACGCCCGGGTTCCTGCTCAGCGTGGTCGGCGTGGTGGCCATCAGCTCCTTCGGCGTGGCGGGCGTGGGCGGCGGCGCCACGTTTGCGTCGCTGCTGGTGCTGTCCATGCTGAACCTGCCCGTGGGGCTGGCGGGCCTGCTGATCTCGGTGGAGCCCTTGATCGACATGGGCCGCACGGCTCTCAACGTCAGCGGCGCCATGACGGCGGGGATCCTGACCAGCCGCATGGCGGGACGCCTGGACGTCGACGTGTACCGGGGGCGCGGGGCCACGGGCGCGGGTGCAGGCACCGGCGAGGAGGCGGGGGTCCAGGTCGGCGCCTGA
- the menB gene encoding 1,4-dihydroxy-2-naphthoyl-CoA synthase, which produces MATDVQLPRWIKVKDYEDIIYEKADGEGIAKITINRPHVLNAFRPETVMEMQDAFTDARNDPRIGVVLLTGAGGNFCSGGDQKVRGHGGYVDEGGMARLNVLDLQRQIRTLPKPVIALVAGYAIGGGHVLHVVCDLTIAADNARFGQAGPRVGSFDGGYGAGLLARIVGHKKAREIWYLCRQYTAQEALEMGLVNAVVPADQLEAEGVKWAREILDKSPIAIRMLKAAFNADTDGLAGLQQLAGDATLIYYLTDEAKEGQRAFLEKRKPDWSKFPRFP; this is translated from the coding sequence ATGGCGACGGACGTCCAGCTTCCGCGCTGGATCAAGGTCAAGGATTACGAGGACATCATCTACGAGAAGGCCGACGGCGAGGGCATCGCCAAGATCACCATCAACCGGCCGCACGTGCTCAATGCCTTCCGGCCCGAAACGGTCATGGAGATGCAGGACGCCTTCACCGACGCCCGGAACGACCCGCGCATCGGCGTGGTCCTGCTGACGGGGGCGGGAGGCAACTTCTGCAGCGGTGGCGACCAGAAGGTGCGGGGCCACGGCGGCTACGTGGACGAAGGGGGCATGGCGCGGCTCAACGTGCTGGACCTGCAGCGCCAGATCCGCACGCTGCCCAAGCCGGTCATCGCCCTGGTGGCCGGTTACGCCATCGGCGGCGGCCACGTGCTGCACGTGGTTTGCGACCTGACCATCGCCGCGGACAACGCCCGCTTCGGCCAGGCGGGGCCTCGGGTCGGCAGCTTCGACGGCGGCTACGGCGCCGGCCTGCTGGCACGCATCGTGGGGCACAAGAAGGCTCGCGAGATCTGGTACCTCTGCCGCCAGTACACCGCCCAGGAAGCCCTGGAGATGGGGCTGGTCAACGCCGTCGTGCCCGCCGACCAGCTGGAGGCGGAGGGCGTCAAGTGGGCCCGGGAGATCCTAGACAAGAGCCCCATCGCCATCCGCATGCTCAAGGCGGCCTTCAACGCCGACACCGACGGCCTGGCGGGCCTGCAGCAGCTGGCGGGCGACGCCACCTTGATCTACTACCTCACCGACGAGGCCAAGGAAGGCCAGCGGGCCTTTCTGGAGAAGCGCAAGCCCGACTGGAGCAAGTTCCCGCGGTTTCCCTGA
- the menD gene encoding 2-succinyl-5-enolpyruvyl-6-hydroxy-3-cyclohexene-1-carboxylic-acid synthase: MAEPVGAGPQGKREEPGAGRAGAAGGPAAGGAVAGASSVTEDAGNGSAGPAGPAGAAGPAGLAGADAPAGPGGSAGPSGLPGTIAPAVVAGPAAPPGPDLGRTNLAWALALMDGLVSAGVEHVVVCPGSRSTPLALAAARHPGVRLWVQLDERSAAFFALGLGRATGRPAAVVATSGTAPANFYPAVIEARYGRVPLVVLSADRPHELREFGASQTVDQIHLYGRHAKWFADLPLPEDDPAARAYVTRAAVRAVTEALAAPAGPVHLNVPFREPLVPEAPAASRPAGAGASSHPAAVGAAAAADAVGMVQGLAAVERGLAGGEPVGQGPPDREAVEAHLAGEGRLAGGPAQPVSGGPWQAPLTSAQPRPARRQPVEPRLGAAALTEAQAHELFGLLAGARRGLIVCGPLSPVLAVAPGVGPAAGGPGGAPAFSAEGPPLAVAVTRLARRLGLPVLADPLSGVRCGPHASAEAYGAQQAARQAGPAAGTRQGGPAAWGQQGGAAPAAQQGEAVAAGPDAAAAAGPGGGVAGGAAGNEAAGTAPGLAREAQATGEGVAQDPAEGPVAGSVQGSAQGGMQGPIPGPIIDAYDAFLRVPALASALAPDVVLRLGGMPVSKPLAQFLERHPRAVQVVIDEGGWPDPSHGAALVVRADPVQACWQLAQLAAAYCGDEPAPAGEAQPGGGQGGPGAVADTQREGAPGSETRQTAGTGVASRAGGPPAHQDEGALPGQGTAGSSTGFSSGSVPAGSVGAGGPVDPVPAPGDASRPPGAGSWLGLWQRLNHIARQAMARQLARWDEPAEPRVVAELARLLPAGSLLFAGNSMPIRDVDTFFPAGPRPVRILANRGAAGIDGVVSTAAGVAAAGEGPVVLLIGDLSFYHDLNGLWAAARYGLPLVTVVVNNDGGGIFSFLAQSRLDPAEFEPLWGTPHGLDFRHAAALYGIPYRRVDTWDAFRAAVQEALGRAPGGGGTGLPGAAGAPGERTGPADGNTPGPSIVEIRTNRQRNVDHHRQIWQAVAAALAEAGLAGEPAEAATARALEPDGHGAAAISARPAAEGRGRPDQEAPVPRPPDLLAAQAAESSTGQAAGPGTGQAGESDGGKAGEHSAGGKAGEPGAGGRAGEHGAGGQARGPGAGRTGQEPGAAPPAGGARAGFVRVRGARYYVEAEGWPLHQSGALAAAASRPGGEPATREPGRETATLPLDGDAAPSRPGDPRRPSPSGSGGPATPAVAGLAAGGGPVGAPGSAGGPSGLPEAALRAGGAPRLSELAPRSGGASRHLEPAPLLLGGDTSMLPEPALLLHGFTGSTATWAGVWSQLAAAGPLLAVDLLGHGRSAAPAGPDRYHMEEQVADLVALLDRLGIGRVHLVGYSMGGRVALSLAAAAPERVASVVLESSSPGLAGPGEREARRRSDEALARRIEEEGVGAFTRAWEELPLFAGLKDLDPAARASVRATRLAQRPRGLAGSLRGMGAGVQTPLWDRLADLPMPVLCLAGAADAKYAALARTMAGRIPRGRAVIVPGAGHTVHLEEPAAFVREVRAFWREHRF, encoded by the coding sequence GTGGCTGAGCCGGTCGGAGCAGGCCCCCAAGGGAAGCGGGAGGAGCCCGGCGCGGGAAGGGCCGGCGCCGCCGGCGGGCCCGCAGCGGGGGGTGCGGTGGCCGGCGCTTCCTCCGTGACGGAAGACGCCGGCAACGGGTCCGCCGGCCCTGCGGGTCCCGCTGGAGCTGCCGGGCCTGCGGGCCTTGCGGGGGCTGACGCGCCTGCCGGTCCTGGTGGATCCGCCGGGCCTTCCGGCCTCCCTGGGACCATCGCACCTGCTGTGGTGGCCGGACCTGCGGCGCCGCCGGGACCGGACCTGGGCCGGACCAACCTGGCCTGGGCTCTGGCCCTGATGGACGGCCTGGTGAGCGCGGGGGTCGAGCACGTGGTGGTCTGCCCGGGGTCGCGGTCCACGCCTCTGGCCCTGGCGGCGGCCCGGCACCCTGGGGTGCGGCTCTGGGTGCAGCTGGACGAGCGCTCGGCGGCCTTTTTCGCCCTGGGGCTCGGGCGCGCTACGGGCCGCCCGGCGGCGGTGGTGGCCACGTCGGGGACGGCGCCGGCCAACTTCTACCCGGCGGTGATCGAAGCGCGCTACGGCCGGGTTCCGCTGGTGGTCCTTTCCGCCGACCGGCCCCACGAGCTGCGGGAGTTCGGCGCCTCCCAGACCGTGGACCAGATCCACCTCTACGGCCGGCACGCCAAGTGGTTTGCCGACCTGCCCCTGCCGGAAGACGACCCCGCTGCCCGGGCCTACGTGACCCGGGCGGCGGTGCGGGCGGTGACCGAGGCCCTGGCGGCCCCGGCCGGGCCCGTCCACCTGAACGTGCCCTTCCGGGAGCCCCTGGTGCCGGAGGCGCCGGCAGCATCCCGGCCGGCCGGAGCCGGCGCCTCGTCCCATCCCGCTGCGGTGGGGGCGGCCGCAGCCGCTGATGCCGTTGGCATGGTGCAAGGCCTGGCGGCCGTTGAACGCGGGCTCGCCGGGGGGGAGCCGGTTGGACAGGGCCCGCCGGATCGGGAGGCCGTCGAGGCGCACCTCGCCGGCGAGGGGCGGCTGGCTGGTGGCCCTGCCCAGCCGGTGTCCGGAGGGCCGTGGCAGGCCCCGCTGACGTCCGCTCAGCCGCGGCCTGCCCGGCGGCAGCCCGTCGAGCCAAGGCTCGGGGCCGCTGCCCTGACGGAGGCCCAGGCCCACGAGCTCTTCGGCTTGCTGGCCGGTGCGCGGCGGGGGCTCATCGTCTGCGGGCCCCTTTCTCCCGTACTGGCGGTGGCCCCCGGTGTGGGGCCGGCGGCGGGCGGTCCCGGCGGCGCACCGGCCTTCTCGGCGGAGGGACCGCCCCTGGCCGTGGCGGTGACCCGGCTGGCCCGGCGCCTTGGCTTGCCGGTGCTGGCCGATCCCCTGTCCGGGGTGCGGTGCGGCCCCCATGCGTCCGCGGAGGCGTACGGGGCGCAGCAGGCGGCTCGGCAGGCCGGGCCGGCGGCCGGGACGCGGCAGGGTGGACCTGCGGCTTGGGGTCAGCAGGGTGGGGCGGCACCCGCGGCCCAGCAGGGTGAGGCGGTGGCTGCGGGGCCGGATGCCGCGGCGGCCGCCGGCCCGGGCGGCGGGGTGGCCGGAGGCGCGGCCGGGAACGAGGCCGCCGGGACGGCCCCCGGGCTGGCCCGGGAGGCGCAGGCGACCGGGGAGGGCGTCGCCCAGGACCCCGCCGAGGGGCCCGTGGCGGGTTCCGTTCAGGGTTCCGCCCAGGGCGGGATGCAGGGCCCCATCCCGGGCCCCATCATCGATGCCTACGATGCGTTCCTGCGGGTCCCCGCCCTGGCGTCGGCCCTGGCCCCCGACGTGGTCCTGCGCCTGGGCGGCATGCCGGTGTCCAAGCCCCTGGCCCAGTTCCTGGAGCGGCACCCCCGGGCCGTGCAGGTGGTGATCGACGAGGGCGGCTGGCCCGACCCCAGCCACGGGGCGGCGCTGGTGGTGCGGGCGGACCCCGTGCAGGCCTGCTGGCAGCTGGCGCAGCTGGCGGCGGCCTATTGCGGGGACGAACCGGCCCCGGCTGGCGAGGCACAGCCCGGCGGCGGGCAGGGCGGGCCCGGCGCCGTGGCCGATACGCAACGCGAAGGTGCCCCGGGGTCGGAGACCCGGCAAACCGCCGGGACGGGGGTGGCATCCCGGGCGGGCGGCCCACCGGCGCACCAGGATGAAGGCGCACTGCCCGGCCAAGGGACGGCCGGTTCCTCCACCGGTTTCTCCAGCGGGAGCGTCCCGGCCGGTTCGGTAGGCGCCGGCGGTCCGGTGGATCCCGTCCCGGCGCCCGGCGATGCGTCAAGGCCTCCGGGCGCCGGTTCCTGGCTGGGCCTCTGGCAGCGCCTCAACCACATCGCCCGCCAGGCCATGGCCCGCCAGCTGGCCCGGTGGGACGAACCGGCCGAGCCCCGGGTGGTGGCGGAGCTGGCCCGGCTCCTGCCTGCGGGCAGCCTGCTCTTTGCCGGCAACAGCATGCCCATCCGGGACGTGGACACCTTTTTCCCGGCGGGCCCGCGCCCCGTCCGCATCCTGGCCAACCGCGGAGCCGCCGGCATCGACGGGGTGGTCTCCACCGCCGCAGGGGTGGCGGCGGCCGGCGAGGGGCCCGTGGTGCTGCTGATCGGCGACCTTTCCTTTTATCACGACCTTAACGGTCTCTGGGCGGCCGCCCGCTACGGCCTGCCCCTGGTCACGGTGGTGGTGAACAACGACGGCGGGGGGATCTTCTCCTTCCTGGCCCAGAGCCGGCTGGATCCGGCGGAGTTTGAGCCCCTCTGGGGCACGCCCCACGGGCTGGACTTTCGCCACGCCGCGGCCCTGTACGGGATCCCCTACCGCCGGGTGGACACCTGGGACGCCTTCCGGGCGGCCGTGCAGGAGGCGCTCGGCCGGGCGCCGGGCGGCGGTGGAACCGGCCTCCCGGGCGCTGCGGGCGCCCCCGGGGAGCGCACCGGCCCTGCGGACGGCAACACCCCTGGCCCGTCCATCGTCGAGATCCGGACGAACCGGCAGCGCAATGTGGACCACCACCGGCAGATCTGGCAGGCGGTGGCGGCCGCGCTGGCAGAGGCCGGGCTGGCAGGTGAGCCGGCGGAGGCGGCCACCGCCCGGGCCCTGGAGCCCGACGGCCATGGGGCTGCGGCGATTTCAGCCCGCCCGGCAGCGGAGGGCAGGGGGCGTCCGGACCAGGAGGCCCCGGTACCCCGGCCGCCGGACTTGCTGGCAGCGCAGGCCGCGGAGTCGAGCACCGGACAGGCCGCGGGGCCGGGCACCGGGCAGGCGGGGGAGTCGGACGGCGGGAAGGCTGGCGAGCACAGCGCCGGCGGGAAGGCTGGTGAGCCCGGCGCCGGCGGGAGGGCTGGGGAACATGGGGCCGGCGGGCAGGCTCGGGGTCCTGGGGCCGGCAGGACCGGTCAGGAGCCTGGGGCTGCGCCTCCGGCCGGGGGTGCCCGGGCCGGGTTCGTCCGGGTCCGCGGGGCCCGCTATTACGTCGAAGCCGAGGGCTGGCCGCTCCACCAGAGCGGTGCGCTCGCGGCCGCGGCCTCCCGGCCGGGCGGGGAGCCCGCGACCCGGGAGCCGGGGAGAGAGACGGCGACCCTGCCACTGGATGGGGACGCCGCGCCCTCGCGCCCCGGTGATCCCCGGCGGCCCTCGCCCTCCGGCTCCGGCGGGCCCGCGACGCCGGCCGTGGCCGGGCTGGCCGCGGGGGGCGGGCCAGTCGGGGCTCCCGGCTCAGCCGGGGGCCCGTCGGGACTTCCTGAAGCGGCACTACGGGCCGGCGGCGCCCCCAGGCTCTCGGAGCTGGCGCCACGGTCCGGCGGCGCCTCAAGGCATCTGGAACCGGCGCCGCTTCTGCTGGGCGGCGACACCTCCATGCTCCCGGAACCGGCGCTGCTGCTCCACGGTTTCACCGGCAGCACCGCCACCTGGGCGGGGGTCTGGTCCCAGCTGGCCGCCGCGGGGCCACTGCTGGCCGTCGACCTTCTGGGCCACGGCCGGTCGGCGGCGCCGGCCGGCCCGGACCGCTACCACATGGAGGAGCAGGTCGCCGACCTGGTGGCCCTGCTGGACCGGCTGGGCATCGGGCGAGTGCACCTGGTGGGCTACTCCATGGGCGGGCGGGTGGCCCTGAGCCTGGCGGCCGCGGCGCCGGAGCGGGTGGCTTCGGTGGTGCTGGAGTCGTCGTCGCCCGGGCTGGCCGGCCCCGGCGAGCGGGAGGCCCGCCGCCGGTCCGACGAGGCCCTGGCCCGCCGGATCGAGGAGGAGGGGGTCGGGGCCTTCACCCGGGCCTGGGAAGAGCTTCCCCTCTTTGCCGGGCTTAAGGACCTCGACCCCGCCGCCCGGGCGTCGGTCCGGGCCACCCGCCTGGCCCAGCGACCGCGGGGGCTGGCCGGCAGCCTGCGAGGCATGGGGGCCGGGGTTCAGACGCCCCTCTGGGACCGCCTGGCGGATCTCCCCATGCCGGTGCTGTGCCTGGCGGGTGCGGCCGATGCCAAGTACGCCGCCCTGGCCCGCACCATGGCCGGGCGGATTCCGCGCGGGCGGGCGGTGATCGTCCCGGGGGCAGGGCACACCGTCCACCTGGAAGAACCGGCCGCGTTCGTCCGGGAGGTGAGAGCCTTCTGGCGGGAGCACCGGTTTTAA
- a CDS encoding isochorismate synthase MenF, with translation MVSFTVAAEDLDPIALFEGAAILTRERALWSAPGGTMAMVALGAAAVLEAGPGVAAESEAAGAGPAGPLAAIAPALASAWQALCEGALIDAPHGVWGTGPVVVGGFAFDPQEPADLLWAGFPAARFVLPELLVTRTGGETWLTFNRVVVPGVGTEAGTAAGTSAADGAGEGAGWIFPGGIRLHVPAAATTAAGERGRRWLSLLAVASTAGRRPGSRGTDPREPAGAPGAGGPGKAAAAAGGPAGSRPAGAGGLGAEPGAPGPRCEAGGRGGPGSSARPSGAGGAPSLIGARAVPGREAWEAMVRAALDAIGRGELAKVVLARRLHLRAGAAFDPGAALRRLQAGYPECFVFAVARDRTVFLGATPERLVRLRDRRVETAAVAGSTARGATPEADAALARELLASPKEREEHALVVRMLRDTLGPVCRVLDVPAEPRLLQLQNVQHLYTPITGVVDGATVPELVARLHPTPALGGWPRERALEFIRRWEGRTRGWYAAPLGWFDHRGEGEMAVAIRSGVVRGTEAWLFAGCGVVAGSDPGREWQETALKLQPLAAALGVEPGATEVDHGG, from the coding sequence GTGGTGAGCTTTACCGTCGCCGCCGAGGACCTGGACCCCATCGCCCTGTTTGAGGGCGCCGCCATCCTGACCCGGGAGCGGGCTCTCTGGTCCGCTCCCGGCGGCACCATGGCCATGGTCGCCCTGGGGGCGGCAGCCGTCCTGGAAGCCGGTCCGGGCGTGGCTGCCGAGTCTGAAGCGGCCGGCGCCGGTCCCGCCGGGCCCCTGGCCGCCATCGCCCCGGCGCTGGCTTCCGCCTGGCAGGCCCTGTGTGAGGGAGCGCTCATCGATGCGCCCCACGGCGTGTGGGGCACGGGACCGGTGGTGGTGGGGGGCTTTGCCTTCGACCCCCAGGAGCCGGCGGATTTGCTGTGGGCCGGCTTCCCTGCGGCCCGCTTCGTTCTGCCGGAGCTGCTGGTCACCCGGACAGGCGGCGAGACCTGGCTCACCTTCAACCGGGTGGTGGTGCCCGGGGTGGGGACGGAGGCGGGGACGGCGGCCGGGACCTCGGCCGCGGACGGTGCCGGCGAAGGGGCCGGCTGGATCTTCCCGGGGGGCATCCGGCTGCACGTGCCCGCGGCGGCCACCACCGCCGCGGGAGAGCGCGGCCGCCGCTGGCTCTCGCTGCTGGCCGTGGCTTCAACGGCCGGGCGACGCCCGGGAAGCCGCGGGACGGACCCCCGCGAGCCTGCCGGTGCCCCGGGAGCCGGCGGGCCGGGCAAGGCGGCGGCTGCAGCAGGCGGCCCGGCCGGTTCCCGGCCGGCCGGGGCCGGAGGGCTCGGTGCCGAACCCGGTGCGCCGGGCCCGCGCTGTGAGGCTGGCGGGCGGGGCGGGCCCGGTTCGTCCGCCCGGCCGTCCGGTGCCGGCGGAGCCCCGTCCCTCATCGGGGCCCGGGCCGTGCCCGGCCGGGAGGCCTGGGAGGCCATGGTACGTGCGGCGCTGGATGCCATCGGCCGGGGCGAGCTGGCCAAGGTGGTCCTGGCGCGCCGGCTGCACCTGCGCGCCGGGGCGGCCTTCGATCCCGGGGCGGCCCTGCGCCGGCTGCAGGCCGGTTACCCCGAATGCTTCGTCTTCGCCGTGGCCCGGGACCGCACCGTCTTCCTGGGGGCCACGCCCGAGCGGCTGGTGCGGCTCCGGGACCGGCGCGTGGAGACGGCCGCGGTGGCCGGTTCGACCGCCCGGGGGGCGACCCCCGAAGCCGACGCCGCCCTGGCCCGGGAACTGCTGGCCAGCCCCAAGGAAAGGGAAGAACACGCGTTGGTGGTGCGGATGCTGCGCGACACCCTGGGGCCGGTCTGCCGGGTGCTGGACGTCCCGGCGGAGCCCCGCCTGCTCCAGCTGCAGAACGTGCAGCACCTGTACACGCCCATCACCGGGGTGGTCGACGGCGCCACGGTGCCGGAGCTGGTGGCGCGGCTCCATCCCACGCCGGCTTTGGGCGGCTGGCCGCGGGAGCGGGCCCTGGAGTTCATCCGCCGCTGGGAGGGCCGAACCCGGGGCTGGTACGCGGCTCCCCTGGGCTGGTTCGACCACCGGGGCGAGGGGGAGATGGCGGTGGCCATCCGTTCGGGGGTGGTGCGGGGGACCGAGGCGTGGCTCTTTGCCGGCTGCGGCGTGGTGGCGGGGTCGGATCCGGGGCGCGAGTGGCAGGAGACGGCCCTGAAGCTGCAGCCGCTGGCAGCCGCCCTGGGGGTGGAACCCGGCGCCACGGAGGTGGACCACGGTGGCTGA
- the menA gene encoding 1,4-dihydroxy-2-naphthoate octaprenyltransferase, translated as MHQADEHGPAMARAAAASAPAPAAGSGGRAEAAATPAAAGSERSDGGEPATGLRAGSPGARPPKIGRDGGAGRLRSGGAGTAAAAAGAEAPTARSWRLLARAWFQASRPHLKPVTIIPVLVGILVAGGEGHFDPWLALLTMLGSLAIHAGTDMANDYFDYIMYEGDAPFTGGSGVIQAGWLSPDSLRRGAWATFGFGALVGGYLAARTGWPALAFGLLGIASGLFYTAPPIRYGYRGFGEVMVGLNMGAVLVLGSYYVQARTLSLEALVASLPLVSLVALILYAESIHDIEEDRATGKMTVAARLGETRALRLYFGWVAATAVLVVAGVAAGRLPALVLATLVPAARCLRQAPLFLARPYRHQDLYRLGRLALGLYKAAGVSLVAGYGWWWLRSALWS; from the coding sequence GTGCACCAGGCGGACGAACACGGCCCGGCCATGGCACGGGCGGCGGCCGCGAGCGCGCCGGCGCCGGCCGCGGGTTCAGGGGGGCGTGCGGAGGCTGCGGCGACCCCTGCGGCTGCCGGTAGCGAGCGGTCGGACGGGGGCGAGCCGGCTACCGGCCTGCGCGCCGGCAGCCCGGGGGCAAGGCCTCCGAAGATCGGGCGGGACGGCGGCGCGGGACGGCTCCGGTCCGGTGGGGCAGGGACGGCCGCGGCGGCCGCAGGGGCCGAGGCACCCACCGCCCGCTCCTGGCGCCTGCTGGCCCGGGCCTGGTTCCAGGCCAGCCGCCCCCACCTCAAGCCGGTCACCATCATCCCCGTGCTGGTGGGGATCCTGGTGGCCGGCGGGGAGGGCCACTTCGACCCCTGGCTGGCGCTGCTCACCATGCTGGGCAGCCTGGCCATCCACGCCGGCACCGACATGGCCAACGACTACTTCGACTACATCATGTACGAGGGCGATGCACCCTTCACCGGCGGCAGCGGCGTGATCCAGGCGGGATGGCTCAGCCCGGACAGCCTGCGCCGGGGAGCTTGGGCCACCTTCGGCTTCGGCGCTCTGGTGGGCGGCTACCTGGCGGCACGCACGGGCTGGCCCGCCCTGGCCTTCGGCCTGCTGGGCATTGCCAGCGGGCTCTTCTACACGGCTCCGCCCATCCGCTACGGCTACCGCGGGTTCGGCGAGGTCATGGTGGGACTCAACATGGGCGCGGTGCTGGTGCTGGGTTCGTACTACGTCCAGGCCCGCACCCTTTCCCTGGAGGCGCTGGTGGCCTCCTTGCCCCTGGTGTCCCTGGTGGCCCTGATCCTCTATGCCGAGTCGATCCACGACATCGAAGAAGACCGGGCCACCGGCAAGATGACCGTGGCGGCGCGGCTGGGAGAGACGCGCGCCCTGCGCCTGTACTTCGGGTGGGTGGCGGCCACGGCGGTGCTGGTGGTGGCGGGGGTGGCGGCCGGGCGGCTGCCCGCCCTGGTGCTGGCCACGCTGGTGCCCGCGGCCCGCTGCCTGCGGCAGGCCCCGCTCTTCCTGGCCCGGCCTTACCGGCACCAGGACCTTTACCGCCTGGGACGGCTGGCCCTGGGGCTATACAAGGCGGCGGGGGTCTCGCTGGTGGCGGGATACGGCTGGTGGTGGCTGCGATCGGCCCTTTGGTCCTGA